The following are encoded together in the uncultured Sphaerochaeta sp. genome:
- a CDS encoding dihydroorotate dehydrogenase-like protein — translation MADLSTSYLGLQLKNPLIAGSSPLTASLDNLKRCEDAGLSAVVLKSIFEEQIELDSESAVDESNAYLTHADAYGFMKHASMEQQIDAYLTLLEDAKQALDIPIIASINCKQNGSWIEYAKRFVACGADAIELNHYVVAADVEVEGSTLEKEYLSLVKSARKQLKLPISLKMGPAFSSLANMLRRFDELSIDGVVLFNRFYSPDIDIYKLALVPAQMISSKDEYALSLRWTALMSEEVRYDICAATGIHSGSTVVKQLLAGAKAVQLCSVLLKQGISSVAKIEKELSDWMDSHAYSSISDFNGKLAQERMADPAKWERVQYMKSILEAQKG, via the coding sequence ATGGCAGATCTGTCTACATCATATCTTGGATTACAATTAAAAAACCCCTTGATCGCAGGGAGTAGTCCCCTTACGGCATCATTGGATAACCTGAAACGTTGTGAAGATGCTGGATTATCTGCTGTGGTACTTAAATCCATATTTGAAGAACAGATTGAATTGGACAGTGAGTCAGCTGTGGATGAGTCAAATGCATACCTCACGCATGCTGATGCCTATGGATTCATGAAACATGCGAGCATGGAACAACAAATCGATGCATACCTGACCTTGCTCGAGGATGCGAAACAAGCGTTGGATATTCCCATTATTGCCAGTATTAACTGCAAGCAGAATGGTAGCTGGATTGAGTATGCAAAACGCTTTGTAGCCTGTGGTGCTGATGCAATTGAATTGAACCACTACGTGGTGGCTGCAGATGTTGAGGTGGAAGGCTCTACGCTTGAGAAAGAGTATCTCTCCCTCGTGAAGAGTGCCAGAAAACAGCTCAAGCTTCCCATCAGCCTGAAAATGGGACCAGCGTTCTCTTCCTTGGCAAATATGCTCAGGCGATTTGACGAACTCTCCATTGATGGAGTGGTTCTGTTCAATCGTTTCTATAGCCCGGATATTGATATTTACAAGCTTGCTTTGGTTCCTGCGCAGATGATAAGCAGCAAGGATGAGTATGCCTTGAGTCTCCGTTGGACTGCACTGATGAGTGAGGAAGTCCGTTATGATATCTGTGCTGCTACCGGTATCCACAGTGGAAGCACTGTGGTAAAGCAGTTGCTTGCCGGAGCAAAGGCCGTCCAGTTGTGCTCCGTATTGCTAAAGCAAGGAATCTCTTCTGTTGCAAAGATCGAGAAAGAGCTCTCCGACTGGATGGATTCACACGCATACTCCAGTATCTCTGACTTCAATGGTAAGTTGGCCCAGGAACGGATGGCTGACCCAGCTAAATGGGAACGAGTCCAGTACATGAAGTCAATTCTGGAAGCTCAAAAGGGTTGA
- a CDS encoding 1-acyl-sn-glycerol-3-phosphate acyltransferase — protein sequence MNIEQYKDIAPYRGPDVQDAITRVLKDKDALLRIFSSLGPVETEADRQQVEAYAKYIVSQLETVTSYDEFQERITAGVFLPAIIEKSVDTFTFDGLQQIEKDKAYLFMSNHRDIVLDCALIDLALHKGGKMFCEMAIGDNLLTNQFITDLFKLNGGVTVKRTLPMREKYLESIRLSAYFVELITEENKSIWVAQKSGRAKDGIDVTTPAIIKMLHLSQKKKGVTFSHVVNSCRIVPVAVSYEYDPCDLIKAGEEVTRLAKGEQAKKRYEDLISISRGMKGNKGNIHIAFGTPLEGEWENSDQVAQEVDRQIHTLYKLWPTNLFAYDYLHNSTQFQDSYRDFDSEAFLYRFKGAREEVRQFALNTYANPVASYLAAQEK from the coding sequence ATGAATATAGAACAATATAAAGACATAGCCCCCTATAGGGGGCCGGATGTTCAGGATGCAATTACACGTGTTTTAAAGGATAAGGATGCTTTACTGAGGATTTTCTCCTCGCTCGGGCCTGTTGAAACAGAAGCCGATCGGCAACAGGTGGAAGCCTACGCCAAATATATCGTTTCTCAACTGGAGACAGTGACGAGCTATGATGAGTTCCAGGAGCGTATAACCGCTGGGGTATTCCTGCCAGCCATCATCGAAAAGAGCGTCGATACGTTCACCTTTGATGGACTGCAACAGATTGAGAAAGATAAAGCATACCTGTTCATGAGTAATCACCGGGATATCGTACTCGATTGTGCCCTGATTGATCTCGCCCTCCACAAGGGAGGGAAGATGTTCTGTGAGATGGCAATCGGGGATAATCTACTGACCAACCAGTTTATAACCGATCTGTTCAAACTCAATGGTGGGGTGACCGTCAAACGTACGCTTCCCATGAGAGAGAAGTATCTGGAATCAATTAGACTGAGTGCATATTTTGTTGAGTTGATCACCGAAGAGAATAAATCCATTTGGGTCGCCCAGAAGAGTGGGCGAGCAAAGGACGGCATAGATGTGACCACACCTGCGATCATTAAAATGCTTCATCTCTCCCAAAAGAAAAAGGGGGTGACCTTCTCCCACGTGGTGAACAGCTGTCGCATCGTTCCTGTCGCAGTAAGCTATGAGTATGATCCCTGCGATTTGATTAAGGCGGGGGAAGAAGTAACACGTCTTGCGAAGGGCGAGCAAGCAAAGAAGCGCTACGAGGACCTAATTTCCATCTCCCGCGGCATGAAAGGGAACAAGGGGAATATCCATATTGCCTTCGGTACTCCTTTGGAAGGAGAGTGGGAGAATTCTGACCAGGTAGCCCAAGAGGTTGACCGGCAGATTCATACCCTCTATAAGCTCTGGCCTACCAATCTGTTTGCCTATGACTACCTGCATAATAGCACACAGTTCCAGGACTCCTATCGGGATTTTGACAGCGAAGCTTTTCTCTACCGCTTCAAGGGTGCTCGTGAGGAGGTACGGCAATTTGCGCTCAACACCTATGCGAATCCGGTTGCATCATACTTGGCTGCACAAGAGAAGTAG
- the mutL gene encoding DNA mismatch repair endonuclease MutL, producing the protein MRIQKLDPLVAQRIAAGEVIDRPASVIRELLDNALDAGAKQLVASVTDGGLESIKLIDDGEGIAREDLPLLCESHATSKVHDLEDLYHIKSMGFRGEALYSIAAVSTVTIASSYQGQDAYQITVDNGIKGEVQPGGPREGTTVSVEGLFKELPARRQFLKRPSTEATMCRYVLQEKALAFPERSFRFITDGKVRVDLPATTKKQRVLDVLAISQNIVPSEMIELYDSAGRFNLYAVCSSPALYRSDRSHIKIFVNNRPVEEFALVQAVTYGYGEMLHGGAFPYCYLFIDVDPTLVDFNIHPTKREAKLRNKAEIHHQVVGMISSQVRRTIPRIVAKEIQDEQTPLLTPKATYTHQRSLDASSHERSSRYQGDARKPIDPEWFQKAKEILQSDGMQATRATETENIWDLQAEQKKFIYLGQAFNLFLVAEKENDLYLVDQHAAHERILYDEVRAKKEVQSLMIPLSFEVERDVDTYLQGNLDVYLNLGIKLVRSDDLLWEIHAIPAIYRSVEKKLVSFIQRMSGESEEVEKGLYAIVACHAAIKAGDSIDRMMAISLLEKVFALAEPTCPHGRTFVIRLHKDELMKAVQRT; encoded by the coding sequence ATGAGAATACAAAAGCTCGATCCGCTTGTAGCACAGCGTATTGCTGCAGGCGAGGTTATTGATAGGCCAGCCTCAGTCATCCGTGAATTGCTTGACAATGCACTGGATGCAGGTGCCAAGCAACTGGTAGCCAGTGTAACCGATGGTGGCCTTGAGTCAATCAAGTTGATCGATGATGGAGAGGGAATAGCAAGGGAGGACCTTCCTCTGCTCTGTGAAAGCCACGCCACCAGCAAGGTTCATGATCTTGAGGATCTCTACCATATCAAGAGCATGGGCTTCCGCGGAGAAGCATTATACAGCATTGCCGCAGTATCCACCGTCACCATTGCAAGCAGTTACCAAGGGCAGGATGCATATCAGATTACCGTAGATAATGGAATAAAAGGTGAGGTCCAACCAGGTGGCCCCAGAGAAGGAACAACGGTAAGTGTGGAGGGATTGTTCAAGGAACTTCCTGCCAGACGTCAGTTCCTGAAAAGACCTTCAACGGAAGCAACCATGTGCCGCTATGTCCTACAGGAAAAAGCACTCGCCTTCCCAGAACGATCTTTTCGTTTCATTACTGATGGAAAGGTTAGGGTGGATCTTCCTGCCACAACCAAGAAACAACGTGTGCTGGATGTCCTGGCTATCAGCCAGAATATCGTTCCCTCTGAAATGATTGAGCTTTATGACAGCGCAGGTCGCTTCAACCTCTATGCAGTCTGCTCTTCTCCAGCTCTCTATAGAAGTGACCGATCCCACATCAAGATCTTTGTGAACAATAGACCTGTTGAGGAGTTTGCCCTTGTTCAGGCCGTTACCTATGGATACGGGGAGATGTTGCATGGCGGCGCCTTTCCTTACTGTTATCTTTTCATTGATGTCGACCCTACGTTGGTTGATTTCAATATCCATCCTACCAAGCGTGAGGCGAAGCTCAGAAACAAAGCTGAGATCCATCATCAGGTAGTGGGAATGATCTCCAGCCAGGTCCGTCGCACCATTCCACGGATTGTTGCAAAAGAGATACAGGACGAACAGACTCCCCTGCTTACCCCCAAGGCAACCTATACGCACCAGAGGTCTCTGGATGCATCTAGCCATGAGAGAAGCAGCAGATACCAGGGAGATGCAAGAAAGCCCATCGACCCTGAGTGGTTCCAGAAAGCAAAAGAGATTCTTCAATCAGATGGAATGCAGGCAACCCGCGCTACCGAGACTGAGAATATCTGGGATTTACAGGCTGAACAGAAGAAATTCATCTACCTCGGGCAGGCTTTCAATCTCTTTCTGGTTGCAGAGAAGGAGAATGATCTTTACCTTGTAGACCAGCATGCAGCACATGAGAGGATTCTCTATGATGAGGTACGGGCAAAGAAAGAAGTACAGTCCCTGATGATTCCGCTCTCTTTTGAGGTTGAACGTGACGTTGACACCTACTTGCAGGGAAATCTTGATGTATACCTGAATTTAGGTATTAAGCTGGTTCGCAGTGATGACCTCCTCTGGGAAATCCATGCGATCCCAGCAATATACCGTTCGGTAGAAAAAAAGTTGGTCTCTTTCATCCAGAGGATGAGTGGCGAAAGTGAAGAGGTCGAGAAAGGGCTGTATGCAATTGTTGCATGCCATGCTGCAATCAAAGCCGGAGACTCAATCGACCGGATGATGGCCATCTCTCTGCTTGAGAAGGTGTTCGCTCTTGCGGAGCCGACCTGTCCGCATGGAAGAACCTTTGTCATCAGACTCCACAAGGATGAGTTGATGAAGGCTGTACAGCGTACCTAA
- a CDS encoding tRNA 2-thiocytidine biosynthesis TtcA family protein, protein MEKLSYRTLLEGNIPPWVMRFIKHTGKAINTYSMIREHDTVLLSASGGKDSLALALVLSIRRKWLPINYELKALMINWIEHPIPEEYRGLLTTFFTDLGYDFKIVDEHQFPESFKGEFNCYLCSRNRRRILFTRCEEEGMNLVAMGHHLDDLVETSLMNLCLRGRFSTMQPVQPFFDGKINVIRPMIEIHESVTKRLAEAYDLPVVKPVCPYDQTNIRSRIKPIVKELSHLDKLSREHIYKAHHYQPRM, encoded by the coding sequence ATGGAAAAATTATCCTATAGGACGCTCCTGGAGGGGAATATCCCCCCATGGGTCATGCGATTTATCAAACATACCGGCAAGGCCATAAACACCTACTCGATGATTCGCGAGCATGATACCGTTCTACTCTCTGCCAGCGGAGGCAAGGATAGCCTTGCCCTTGCCCTGGTTCTCTCCATCCGGAGAAAGTGGCTTCCCATCAATTATGAACTCAAGGCTCTTATGATCAACTGGATCGAACACCCGATTCCAGAAGAATACCGCGGTTTGCTTACCACCTTTTTCACCGACCTTGGGTATGATTTCAAGATTGTGGATGAACATCAATTCCCAGAATCCTTCAAAGGTGAGTTCAACTGCTATCTCTGTTCCAGAAACAGAAGGAGAATCCTCTTTACCCGATGTGAAGAAGAGGGCATGAATCTGGTTGCCATGGGACACCATCTGGATGACCTGGTGGAAACCAGTCTGATGAACCTCTGCCTCAGGGGGCGTTTTTCCACGATGCAGCCGGTACAACCCTTCTTCGATGGAAAAATCAATGTAATTCGTCCCATGATTGAGATTCACGAGTCAGTTACCAAAAGACTGGCAGAAGCGTATGACCTTCCTGTGGTTAAACCCGTCTGTCCCTATGACCAGACGAACATCCGTTCCCGCATCAAGCCGATCGTCAAGGAGTTGTCCCACCTGGACAAACTCAGCAGGGAGCATATTTATAAAGCACACCACTACCAGCCAAGAATGTAA
- a CDS encoding HD domain-containing protein, which yields MQYRNTQLLASLYRQQETTIRDPLWKDIKLSRAFKSILLTPTVQKLGRIKQLGPTFHLYPGAVHTRLDHSLGVYHIGFSILQSLFGQNRELPITEEGALTFLCACLLHDIGHFPFAHSLKELPLTSHEAIACTMIREDASLHKAIEMAGLDTERVGSIIDEHQETTDEEVLLYRSILSGTLDPDKLDYLNRDAFFCGVPYGTQDVSYIVDRLVVAGGKMSLQEKALGSVEHLLFSKYLMYRNVYWHTTTRSATAMIKKAVLASLSDGSLMAEDLYGLDDEQFFSLPQQKQFTYSNLFSLVRDNQLYTATFEKTYDEEGVLETKNKNLFSRLSFEERIANKLGCDPSDIIVDIPEPISFEADLPILHENGSISTFCEVDHLFSYDIGRVFTKSLRKFRIFTPHTISSEALGRALEF from the coding sequence ATGCAATACCGCAATACACAATTGCTCGCGTCTCTTTACCGCCAACAGGAAACAACAATTCGAGACCCTTTATGGAAGGACATCAAGCTCTCCAGGGCCTTCAAGTCCATCCTCTTGACCCCCACTGTACAGAAACTTGGAAGGATCAAGCAACTCGGCCCTACCTTCCACCTCTATCCAGGAGCTGTGCATACCCGTCTCGATCATAGTCTGGGCGTCTACCACATCGGTTTTTCAATTCTCCAGAGCCTCTTCGGCCAGAATCGAGAGCTGCCGATTACTGAAGAAGGAGCGCTTACTTTTCTCTGTGCATGCCTACTGCATGACATTGGGCATTTCCCATTCGCCCACTCCCTGAAAGAACTCCCACTCACCAGCCATGAAGCGATCGCCTGTACGATGATACGCGAGGATGCAAGCCTGCATAAGGCCATTGAGATGGCTGGACTCGATACTGAACGTGTTGGATCCATCATCGATGAGCATCAAGAGACCACAGATGAAGAGGTTCTCCTGTATCGCAGCATTCTCTCAGGAACACTTGACCCTGACAAACTCGACTACCTCAACCGTGATGCTTTCTTCTGTGGAGTACCCTATGGTACCCAGGATGTATCCTACATTGTCGACAGACTGGTTGTCGCCGGGGGAAAAATGTCCTTGCAGGAGAAAGCCCTCGGTTCGGTGGAGCACCTCTTGTTCAGCAAGTACCTGATGTACCGCAACGTATATTGGCATACTACGACTCGAAGTGCGACCGCAATGATCAAGAAAGCTGTTCTGGCATCCTTGTCTGATGGATCACTGATGGCAGAAGATCTCTATGGATTGGATGATGAACAGTTTTTTTCGCTTCCACAACAGAAGCAATTTACCTACAGCAACCTCTTCTCCTTGGTGCGCGACAACCAGCTGTATACGGCAACATTCGAGAAAACCTATGATGAAGAGGGTGTGTTGGAGACAAAGAACAAAAATCTCTTCTCACGTCTCTCCTTCGAGGAACGTATAGCGAACAAGCTTGGATGTGATCCAAGTGATATTATCGTAGATATTCCAGAGCCGATCAGCTTCGAAGCAGACTTGCCCATTCTCCACGAGAATGGTTCCATCAGTACATTTTGTGAGGTAGATCACCTCTTTTCCTATGATATTGGTAGGGTCTTTACAAAAAGCCTGAGAAAATTCAGAATCTTCACACCACACACTATCTCTTCAGAAGCGCTTGGAAGAGCATTGGAGTTCTGA
- a CDS encoding four-carbon acid sugar kinase family protein, with amino-acid sequence MQQYLIVADDFTGANDSGLQLRRKGLSTHVTIGSHRASEKSIEALVLDTESRNTDEAEASALVRSALKGLDAGSFSMVMKKIDSTLRGNICTEVMEVAAFCAAELVIVSPAFPDQGRTVEGGRLLVHGKPLLETEHGKDPRKPVEEDNLVTLFSKGQNMYTVVHQAAGAAFPDLEEKTILVCDANTQEDLFRLVMLARKREEKVLYVGSAGLADALCNVQYPSRGVLGIVASLSEVTRNQVRYAKDHGIFSEVVEVESLLGEVDPYPIIKRVKKAIAQSKPALVVVSSVLDESTQRGLSSDAVAAKIRDSFSLLGKALVEQCEISGLFLTGGDTAFGLLEALGIHEVEILREVQGGIPLLEVPTGGYASMRIVTKAGAFGNDQAIVHSLRVLQEQ; translated from the coding sequence ATGCAACAATACCTGATTGTCGCTGATGACTTCACTGGAGCAAATGACAGTGGTCTGCAACTAAGGCGTAAGGGACTCTCTACCCATGTAACGATTGGGAGCCATAGAGCGAGTGAGAAATCCATCGAGGCACTTGTATTGGACACTGAATCACGCAACACAGATGAAGCGGAAGCCTCTGCCCTGGTTCGCTCTGCCCTGAAAGGCTTGGATGCTGGTTCATTCTCTATGGTCATGAAAAAAATTGATTCCACTCTCCGGGGAAATATCTGTACTGAGGTCATGGAGGTTGCTGCATTCTGTGCTGCAGAGCTGGTCATAGTATCTCCTGCATTTCCTGATCAAGGAAGAACGGTGGAAGGTGGAAGATTGTTGGTTCATGGCAAGCCCTTGCTGGAGACAGAACATGGCAAAGATCCCCGAAAACCGGTAGAAGAAGACAATCTGGTCACGCTCTTCTCAAAAGGGCAGAACATGTATACCGTGGTTCACCAAGCGGCGGGTGCTGCCTTCCCTGATCTGGAGGAGAAGACAATACTTGTATGTGATGCCAACACACAGGAAGACCTCTTCAGGCTTGTCATGCTGGCAAGAAAACGAGAAGAAAAAGTGCTGTATGTGGGAAGTGCTGGTTTGGCTGACGCACTTTGCAATGTACAATATCCTTCTCGTGGAGTCCTGGGCATAGTTGCAAGTCTCAGCGAAGTAACCCGAAATCAAGTAAGGTATGCTAAGGATCATGGGATTTTTTCCGAAGTTGTTGAGGTGGAGTCTCTCCTTGGGGAGGTAGATCCTTATCCGATCATCAAACGGGTAAAGAAAGCCATCGCCCAAAGCAAGCCTGCCCTTGTTGTTGTCTCTTCAGTCCTTGACGAATCTACACAACGCGGTCTTTCCTCTGATGCGGTTGCAGCGAAAATCAGGGACTCTTTCAGCCTTTTGGGAAAGGCTTTGGTAGAGCAGTGTGAGATTTCTGGTTTGTTCCTCACCGGTGGGGATACCGCTTTCGGTCTATTGGAAGCTCTGGGAATTCATGAGGTTGAAATACTGAGGGAAGTACAGGGAGGTATCCCCCTCCTTGAAGTACCCACTGGAGGGTATGCGTCAATGAGAATTGTTACGAAGGCCGGTGCTTTCGGAAATGATCAAGCAATTGTGCATAGTTTGAGGGTTTTGCAAGAACAGTAG
- the pdxA gene encoding 4-hydroxythreonine-4-phosphate dehydrogenase PdxA gives MKEKKFGITLGDPCGIGPEITLKALHARKEYQRSALLFGTRSLLEYYNSLLGYELRFNTIKKMDDWDDSAINVYDPYPVDISQIEVGVVTSLGGTIAFESVRSAIEFALRKDISSVVTAPLNKEALHLAGFPYAGHTEIFGAFTKGERYAMLLYSEKLKVIHVSTHVSLRNACDLCKKSRVLEVIHLAHETLRKIGYKNPRIAVSGLNPHAGENGIFGDEEIKEIIPAIQEAKAEGLDVSGPVPPDTVFLKALQGSWDIVVAMYHDQGHIPLKMLSFENGVNITVGLDVIRTSVDHGTAFDIAGKLIASERSLLEAIEIGERL, from the coding sequence ATGAAAGAGAAAAAGTTTGGAATTACACTTGGAGATCCCTGTGGCATTGGTCCTGAGATCACCCTCAAGGCATTGCACGCAAGGAAGGAGTACCAGAGGAGCGCATTGTTGTTTGGGACCCGCTCGCTCCTGGAGTATTACAACTCGCTGCTTGGGTATGAGTTGAGATTCAATACAATTAAAAAGATGGACGATTGGGATGATTCTGCTATCAATGTATATGATCCATATCCGGTAGACATCTCCCAAATTGAGGTTGGGGTGGTAACCTCCCTGGGAGGTACCATCGCCTTTGAAAGTGTACGATCGGCAATCGAATTTGCCTTGCGTAAGGATATCTCCTCAGTGGTTACTGCCCCGCTCAACAAGGAAGCGCTCCACCTGGCTGGTTTTCCCTATGCTGGTCATACCGAGATCTTCGGCGCATTCACCAAAGGGGAGCGGTATGCAATGTTGCTGTACAGCGAGAAGCTGAAGGTAATCCATGTCTCGACCCATGTCTCTTTGCGGAATGCCTGTGACCTCTGTAAGAAGAGCAGGGTACTTGAAGTTATTCACCTGGCTCATGAGACACTCAGGAAGATCGGCTACAAAAATCCAAGGATTGCCGTCTCTGGATTGAATCCCCACGCAGGGGAGAATGGCATTTTTGGAGATGAGGAGATCAAGGAGATTATACCCGCCATCCAGGAAGCAAAAGCTGAAGGTCTGGATGTCAGTGGCCCTGTTCCACCTGATACAGTCTTTCTGAAAGCCTTGCAGGGGTCCTGGGATATCGTGGTAGCCATGTACCACGATCAAGGGCATATCCCCTTGAAGATGCTCAGCTTTGAGAACGGGGTGAACATTACCGTTGGTCTGGATGTCATCAGAACCTCTGTTGACCACGGTACCGCGTTCGATATTGCCGGAAAGTTGATAGCAAGTGAAAGAAGCCTGCTGGAGGCAATAGAGATCGGGGAGAGGCTCTAG
- the larA gene encoding nickel-dependent lactate racemase, which yields MLVHNPIDSQGKKLELPEHTTVYAMKAPKALSDPKQAVSEALANPIASDSFQSIAKAKLEANPQAKAVIVISDNTRPVPYKGEGNILVPLLEVLLETGYKREDLTVLIATGTHRPMTDDEIERIVDPWVFEQGISIINHDCKEDDNLTYLGKTDRGSEVKINSLYVQADLKILTGLVESHFMAGVSGGRKSVCPGLISEHGTFLFHGADLMGHRNSCDLLLDGNPVHEESLAFAKMAGVDFIINVTLDHAFNITGVFAGDLEAAHLEAFEMVKGYAKIPIKEEADIVITHGGFVGINHYQSAKAAFAAIGAMKKDGYLISISNFTDKKDVVGSVMYKTVLSILALTSAEELVTLLHSKDWPFIPDQWQVQKWASVFEKIPLDHYYYYAPQIVGENNSGLPGIDASLLTKSTDYSEVIKKVIEQIEKREQRKDLKVLYLSDGPYAIPYVG from the coding sequence ATGCTGGTACATAACCCAATAGACAGCCAAGGAAAGAAACTAGAACTTCCTGAACATACCACAGTGTATGCAATGAAGGCACCAAAGGCACTCAGTGACCCAAAGCAGGCGGTTTCTGAAGCACTGGCCAATCCCATTGCATCTGACAGCTTCCAAAGTATCGCCAAAGCAAAGCTTGAAGCCAACCCACAAGCAAAGGCGGTAATTGTCATCTCTGACAACACCCGTCCTGTTCCATACAAAGGAGAGGGGAATATCTTGGTCCCTCTCCTCGAGGTACTTCTTGAAACCGGCTACAAGAGAGAGGATCTAACGGTACTCATTGCTACGGGAACCCACCGTCCGATGACCGATGACGAGATTGAACGTATCGTCGACCCCTGGGTATTTGAACAGGGGATTTCCATCATTAACCACGATTGCAAAGAGGATGACAACCTCACCTACCTCGGAAAGACTGATCGTGGAAGTGAAGTAAAGATCAACAGCCTCTATGTACAGGCTGACCTGAAGATCCTCACTGGATTGGTGGAAAGCCACTTCATGGCAGGGGTCAGTGGGGGACGAAAGTCCGTATGTCCCGGCCTGATCAGTGAACATGGCACCTTCCTCTTCCACGGTGCGGACCTGATGGGCCATAGGAACAGTTGCGACTTGCTCCTCGATGGCAATCCAGTTCATGAGGAGTCACTTGCTTTTGCGAAGATGGCTGGAGTTGATTTCATCATCAATGTTACCCTCGACCATGCCTTCAATATCACCGGGGTGTTTGCCGGAGACCTAGAGGCAGCCCATCTGGAAGCCTTTGAGATGGTCAAGGGGTATGCAAAGATACCCATCAAGGAAGAAGCCGATATCGTCATAACGCATGGAGGCTTTGTCGGGATCAACCACTACCAAAGTGCAAAGGCAGCTTTTGCCGCAATCGGTGCAATGAAGAAGGATGGATACCTTATCAGCATCTCCAACTTCACGGACAAGAAAGATGTTGTGGGTTCGGTGATGTACAAGACCGTACTCAGTATCCTGGCGCTTACAAGCGCAGAGGAACTGGTGACCCTCTTGCATAGCAAGGATTGGCCTTTCATTCCAGACCAGTGGCAGGTACAGAAGTGGGCTTCGGTATTCGAGAAAATCCCCTTGGACCACTACTATTATTATGCCCCTCAGATTGTGGGAGAGAACAATAGCGGTCTTCCTGGAATTGATGCTTCCTTACTTACCAAGAGCACTGACTATAGCGAAGTGATCAAGAAAGTCATTGAACAGATTGAAAAGAGAGAGCAAAGAAAGGACCTCAAGGTACTGTACCTGAGTGATGGGCCTTATGCCATCCCCTATGTAGGGTAA
- a CDS encoding 2-keto-3-deoxygluconate permease produces MKMGKVPILETINKIPGGLMVVPLVLGVLTNTFFPEALMIGSFTTAFFKSGALTLIALLFFCSGAQIQFRTAGMSLYKGVVLNFSKVLFGVSFGVIFAKLAGPEAAFLGVTPLAMISAMSNSNGGLYTALASKYGDESDVGAIAVISSNDGPFFEMAFMGVAGVANIPLMSLVAVIVPIIVGMILGNLDERIREFLKPGMFIAIFTFAFPLGAGLSLQTIIEAGLPGIVLGLMTLIITGVPSYFIFKWLVPKKSRRTAAVGAAVGTSAGNSIATPAAIALVDPAWAPFADKATVQVAASIIITALLVPFLVDFFYRWDLKRGLVNEHPTTSAEPAVDAKGQQL; encoded by the coding sequence ATGAAGATGGGAAAAGTTCCAATTCTCGAAACGATCAACAAGATTCCTGGTGGATTGATGGTAGTACCATTGGTGCTCGGTGTATTGACCAATACATTCTTTCCTGAAGCATTGATGATTGGTAGTTTTACCACAGCTTTCTTCAAGTCAGGTGCACTTACCTTGATCGCATTGCTCTTTTTCTGCAGTGGAGCACAGATTCAGTTCAGAACTGCTGGTATGTCACTCTATAAAGGAGTGGTCCTCAATTTCAGCAAGGTTCTCTTTGGTGTAAGTTTCGGCGTCATCTTCGCCAAACTTGCTGGTCCTGAAGCTGCATTCCTCGGTGTCACACCGCTTGCCATGATCAGTGCCATGTCCAACAGCAATGGTGGACTCTACACAGCACTTGCTTCCAAATATGGTGATGAGTCCGATGTTGGTGCCATTGCCGTCATCTCCTCTAATGACGGACCTTTCTTTGAAATGGCTTTCATGGGTGTTGCCGGAGTTGCAAATATTCCTCTCATGAGTCTTGTAGCAGTCATCGTTCCCATCATCGTTGGTATGATCCTTGGAAACCTTGATGAGAGAATCCGGGAGTTCCTCAAGCCTGGTATGTTCATTGCAATCTTCACCTTCGCCTTCCCTCTCGGTGCAGGACTGAGTCTGCAGACGATCATTGAGGCTGGTCTTCCTGGTATCGTCCTCGGCCTGATGACACTCATCATCACCGGTGTTCCTTCCTACTTCATCTTCAAGTGGTTGGTTCCGAAGAAGTCAAGGAGAACCGCTGCCGTTGGTGCTGCTGTAGGTACCTCTGCCGGTAACTCAATTGCCACACCGGCTGCCATTGCACTGGTAGACCCAGCTTGGGCCCCATTTGCAGACAAGGCAACCGTACAGGTTGCTGCATCAATCATCATCACCGCCTTGCTGGTTCCATTCCTAGTCGATTTCTTCTACAGGTGGGATTTGAAGCGGGGACTTGTCAACGAGCATCCTACCACCAGCGCCGAACCTGCGGTTGACGCAAAGGGCCAACAGTTATAA